In a single window of the Osmerus eperlanus chromosome 2, fOsmEpe2.1, whole genome shotgun sequence genome:
- the LOC134035056 gene encoding uncharacterized protein LOC134035056 isoform X1, which translates to MQLISNELVGLRSFIPMDFARKPRQLSERLRWKATELRQFLLYTGPVVLRNVLSASVYNNFMLLSVAIFILASPSLSANLHDFAHTLLVSFVTHFGELYGPEFVTYNVHELTHLSEDVRIHGNLDLISGFPFEDYLGQIKKMVRTPHHPLAQVIRRISEMAPFTVNDEASHGKRKLQKEHDRGPVPPSIVGLPVLQFQELFIGGTKINVSSEGDRCVKIGGCIVLVDNILQCQDKIHIVFREYEVIEPFFEYPLNSCKLGIFLVGNISSTLKITELFDHVEKYVRLPKKDKFVAVPLLHLCQ; encoded by the coding sequence ATGCAGCTTATCTCAAACGAACTTGTAGGCTTAAGAAGCTTCATTCCCATGGATTTTGCTCGTAAACCCAGACAGCTTTCAGAGAGGCTCAGGTGGAAAGCCACAGAGTTGCGACAGTTCTTGTTGTACACAGGTCCAGTGGTTCTCCGAAATGTGTTGTCAGCTTCAGTCTACAACAATTTCATGTTGTTATCGGTTGCCATTTTCATCCTTGCTAGTCCTTCATTGTCAGCAAATCTTCATGACTTTGCACACACATTACTTGTTTCATTTGTGACACATTTTGGTGAATTGTATGGTCCTGAATTTGTTACTTACAATGTTCATGAGCTAACCCATCTTTCCGAGGATGTTAGGATACACGGCAATCTGGACCTTATATCGGGATTTCCGTTTGAGGATTATTTAGGTCAAATCAAAAAGATGGTAAGAACCCCGCATCATCCACTAGCCCAGGTTATTCGGCGGATCTCAGAAATGGCCCCTTTTACAGTGAATGATGAAGCTTCACATGGAAAGAGAAAGTTGCAGAAGGAGCATGACCGTGGCCCAGTTCCACCCTCTATAGTGGGCCTGCCAGTACTTCAGTTCCAGGAGCTTTTCATAggtggtaccaaaattaatgtatcaaGTGAAGGAGACAGATGCGTTAAGATTGGTGGTTGCATTGTTTTGGTTGACAACATCCTTCAGTGTCAGGATAAGATACATATTGTTTTCAGGGAATATGAAGTAATCGAACCATTTTTTGAGTATCCTCTGAATTCTTGTAAGTTGGGTATCTTCCTGGTTGGCAACATTTCATCAACCCTGAAAATCACTGAGTTATTTGACCATGTTGAGAAATATGTGAGGTTACCAAAAAAAGACAAATTTGTTGCAGTGCCACTACTGCACTTGTGTCAGTGA
- the LOC134035056 gene encoding uncharacterized protein LOC134035056 isoform X2, whose product MKRAGGRPKRQRHGLTSNQTLIVGVGHEGHKGAKRSVRIGTPEEYSEDEPAPRITCQPAPPIAYPAVPTIPNLAAASQNCSFSELLSNWEPINSTLVPGPPQQSAEPAILREVLTKLEMVLDQQSQILRLLQHREVQVQPGNIEEGLLPQLLSLEEKLLSPESTGWD is encoded by the exons AtgaagagggcaggaggaaggCCAAAGAGGCAGAGACATGGTCTGACCTCCAATCAGACGCTGATTGTGGGAGTGGGCCACGAAGGCCACAAAGGCGCAAAAC GAAGTGTCCGGATTGGCACCCCTGAAGAGTATTCAGAAGACGAGCCGGCCCCTAGAATCACATGTCAACCTGCCCCCCCGATTGCCTACCCTGCAGTCCCCACCATCCCCAATTTGGCAGCAGCATCCCAGAACTGCTCTTTTTCAGAGCTCCTGTCAAATTGGGAGCCTATCAATTCAACAT TGGTGCCAGGCCCACCCCAGCAATCAGCAGAACCAG CCATACTGAGGGAGGTCCTGACCAAGTTAGAGATGGTGCTGGACCAACAAAGCCAAATTCTTCGGCTTCTCCAGCACCGAGAGGTGCAGGTCCAGCCAGGCAACATTGAGGAAGGTCTACTGCCTCAACTCCTCAGTCTGGAAGAAAAACTCCTGAGTCCTGA GTCAACTGGTTGGGACTGA
- the si:dkey-16l2.16 gene encoding ras-related protein Rab-35 isoform X2, with amino-acid sequence MAGKDYNHLFKLLIIGDSSSYITTIGVDFKIRTIDIDGERVKLQIWDTAGQERFRTITSTYYRNTHGVIIVYDVTNPESFVNVKRWLNEISQNCDNVCKILVGNKNEDPTRKQVDTQDALRFGESVGVRVFETSAKENINVEEMFMEFTHMVLRAKKQSQIRTEKEREREKDTVHINSHRDRERRKRGKKCC; translated from the exons ATGGCGGGAAAGGACTACAACCATCTCTTCAAGCTTCTAATCATCGGAGACTCCA GCAGCTACATAACTACAATCGGTGTGGACTTCAAAATTCGTACCATAGACATTGATGGGGAAAGAGTTAAACTGCAGATCTGGGACACAGCAGGGCAGGAGAGATTCCGAACCATCACCTCCAC ATACTACAGAAACACCCATGGAGTAATCATTGTTTACGATGTCACAAATCCGGAATCTTTTGTGAATGTGAAGAGGTGGCTAAATGAGATTTCTCAGAACTGTGACAACGTTTGTAAGATTTTGG TGGGGAACAAAAATGAAGACCCCACCAGGAAACAGGTGGACACCCAGGATGCCTTGCGGTTTGGGGAGTCAGTGGGAGTCAGGGTGTTTGAGACAAGTGCCAAGGAGAACATTAATGTAGAAGAG ATGTTTATGGAATTCACTCACATGGTTCTTCGGGCAAAGAAGCAAAGCCAGATTCgtacagagaaagaaagggagagagagaaggacacggTTCATATCAACtcacatagagacagagaaaggaggaagagggggaaaaagTGTTGCTGA
- the si:dkey-16l2.16 gene encoding ras-related protein Rab-35 isoform X1, producing the protein MAGKDYNHLFKLLIIGDSNVGKSSLLLRFADNSFSGSYITTIGVDFKIRTIDIDGERVKLQIWDTAGQERFRTITSTYYRNTHGVIIVYDVTNPESFVNVKRWLNEISQNCDNVCKILVGNKNEDPTRKQVDTQDALRFGESVGVRVFETSAKENINVEEMFMEFTHMVLRAKKQSQIRTEKEREREKDTVHINSHRDRERRKRGKKCC; encoded by the exons ATGGCGGGAAAGGACTACAACCATCTCTTCAAGCTTCTAATCATCGGAGACTCCA ATGTAGGGAAAAGCAGTCTACTTCTGCGGTTTGCAGACAACTCCTTCTCTG GCAGCTACATAACTACAATCGGTGTGGACTTCAAAATTCGTACCATAGACATTGATGGGGAAAGAGTTAAACTGCAGATCTGGGACACAGCAGGGCAGGAGAGATTCCGAACCATCACCTCCAC ATACTACAGAAACACCCATGGAGTAATCATTGTTTACGATGTCACAAATCCGGAATCTTTTGTGAATGTGAAGAGGTGGCTAAATGAGATTTCTCAGAACTGTGACAACGTTTGTAAGATTTTGG TGGGGAACAAAAATGAAGACCCCACCAGGAAACAGGTGGACACCCAGGATGCCTTGCGGTTTGGGGAGTCAGTGGGAGTCAGGGTGTTTGAGACAAGTGCCAAGGAGAACATTAATGTAGAAGAG ATGTTTATGGAATTCACTCACATGGTTCTTCGGGCAAAGAAGCAAAGCCAGATTCgtacagagaaagaaagggagagagagaaggacacggTTCATATCAACtcacatagagacagagaaaggaggaagagggggaaaaagTGTTGCTGA